One Haloarchaeobius amylolyticus genomic window, GGCAGTTTCGTTCGACCTCTTCGGGACGCTCGTGGACGTGGACCGGCCGGCAGACCCAGCGGCGGCGGTCGCAGCGGCCCTCCGGGACCGGGACGTCGCGGTCCCCGATGACTGGGGCGAGGCCTACCGGGAGGTCCACATCGACGCGCCCGCGGGCGCGGAAGTACCCCTGCCGGCGCACGTCTCGGCGGCCCTGCAGAGCCGGGGAGTCGACGCGCCGGGGAACGCGCCGCGGCGGGCGGTCGTCTCGGCGTTCGACCCCGCGGTCGAGACCAGAGAGGGCGCGGTCGAGGCCGTCGCGGCGGCCCGCGAGAGGGGGCCGGTCGCGATCTGCTCGAACTGTGCGGTGCCGGAGCTCGTCGGCCGGACGCTGGTCCGGTCCGACCTCGGGCGTGGGGACTTCGATACCATCGTCACGAGCGTCGCCTGTGGCTGGCGCAAGCCCGACGCGCACATCTTCGAGACGGTGGCGCGCCAGCTCGAGTGCGACGTGGCCGACCTCGTCCACGTCGGCGACGACCCGCGGACCGACGGGGGCATCGAGGACGCGGGCGGCCGGTTCGTCGACGTGGGCGAGGTACCCC contains:
- a CDS encoding HAD family hydrolase; translated protein: MAVSFDLFGTLVDVDRPADPAAAVAAALRDRDVAVPDDWGEAYREVHIDAPAGAEVPLPAHVSAALQSRGVDAPGNAPRRAVVSAFDPAVETREGAVEAVAAARERGPVAICSNCAVPELVGRTLVRSDLGRGDFDTIVTSVACGWRKPDAHIFETVARQLECDVADLVHVGDDPRTDGGIEDAGGRFVDVGEVPLSALPAELGWSG